TGATGCGTCGGGGCGCCCGCCGCCGGGAGGTAAAGCCACTTGAGCGTCGGCGAGTAGACCGCCATCGCGCCGACGAGGTCGGGCGCCGTGAACGGCTCGAGCCAAAGCGAGTCGCTGCCCACCCGAATCCAGCGCGGCGTGGTCACGACCGTCCGACGCGGCGCGCCCGGTCACGCGCCGGATGATCGGCGCGCGCCCGGCGCGCCACGCAGAGCGGCTGCTCTGTGCCGGTGAACCACCGCGCGCCGCCATTCGCGGGGGACGGGATCGTCGCGATGCCGGCGCCGACCGGGACACCCGGTGCCACCTGCGCGAGCCACGCGGTAACCAGCCCGACCGCGCCCTCGTGCTGTGCCGTCTCCATCAGACCCACTGCCCGCCGATCTAACACCGCGCCCGGGGTGCCCAGCGTCGGCGGCGTGGTGGCGAAGCGCTCACGCACGAGTTTCCCATCGAGGCGAGATCGACCTGCCACATCGGCCGCTGTTCGGTGGCGAGGTAGACCCGCGCGACCGAATCGCTGATGGCAAAGGAGTCGGCTGGGGCAGGGGCGTCGACCGCCATGGCGAGGACGGTCATCCGCTTGTATGGCACGCCGAGCCGGTGCATCGCGCTGACGCGGCAGCAGCAGCGCCGGAAGCGATGCGCTGCCACCCGGAGGTACCAGAACTCCACCTCGTGGCGGCCCCACGGTGCGAGGCCGAAGTCGGCGACCCCGTTTCAGCGTGGAAGCGCACCATGGCTGGCAAGGCATCGCCGCGACGCACGAAGAGCGTTGCGGGCCAGCCATCGACGGTAGCCTCGCAGTCGCGCGTGCGCCGCGCCGTCGATCGTGGTGTCGGCCAACTGGCGCAAGGCGGGATCATGGCGCAGCTGCAACACCAGCCGCTCCGGTGCGAAGGCAAAGAGCTCGCGGCGTTCGTCGACATACGCGAGGTTGAGCGGGCCCCACGCCGGGGCGGCGTTCGGCGCCGCTGGCATCAGTCGCACGGCAATGGTGTCGCGCACCACGTCGACGATCGCCGTCGCGGGTCCGCCGCCGAGGAACTGGCGTGTGTTGCGCCAGGCGCGGGTGGTGTAGTCGCGCAGCTCGACATTCCGCTCGTACGACGGCAGGTCCGCAAATTGGCGATCCGCGAAGGTGGTGCGCGCTCACTGCGTCATCATGCCGAGCCGAAGCGAGCGGATGCCGCGGAGCGCCGAGCCGCCACCCATCCGGGCGATGGTGCGGTCGAGAGCGCGGCGGCAGGTGCCGGCACCTGCGCCGAGTCCGACGAACGGCATTCCGACAAGAAGCAACCTCAGGAGCAGGGCGGTGCGTCGCCATGGGGCCTCAAGGGGAGAAGGTGACCAACGACAGACCATGACCGAGGGGGGGTCCGGGTTTTTGTTTTTGGTCCTCGGTGGGCGAGATCTCGACGCCTCGACCGCTCGGCCCAACGCGCCTTGGCGAGATCGCGTCCTCGCGGGGCGAACCGCGGCCCGACCGGCCTCATTTCGGCGCTAGTTTCTTCGCATGGCCTCCCCGAACGCCTCCCCCTGCGCCCCGCGCCGCCACCGGCGCTGCTCCCGGTCGTCTTCGGCGCGACCACGCTGCTGACGGCGGCTCAGGGCCATCTCCCGCGCAAGGCCTCGGGCGAGGCGGCGAAGCTCGGCGATGTCCTCGCCGTCGGGGCGGCGACCTGGGTCGGCTGGTTTTGCGCCGCCCCGCTGATCATCGCACTCGGTCGACGGGTCCCGTTCAGCCGGACCACGTGGCTGCGTGCGACGGTGGTCCATACGTTGGCAATGACCGTCTGCTACGTCGTCTCGGTGTTCGTGCTGATTTGGATCTCCCTGCAGCTCCTGTCGCCAACAGAAGCCCTGACGCGCGAGATGATCACGCGCACGCTCCTCACCTCGTCGCGACTCTCGCTGGCGATCTTCACCTACGTCACCATCCCAGACCCGACCACGTGCTGCTGACGCGTGAGGCGCTGCGGCTCCGCGAACTGCAGGCCTCGCGGCTCGAAGCCACCGCGACGCAGGCCCGACTCGACGCGCTGGCCGCGCGGCTCGAACCGCACTTCCTCTTCAACGCGCTGCAATCGGTGAGCGCGCCCATCGACAGCGACCCGGCGCGCGCCCGCACCATGCTGGCCCAGATCGGCGACTTGTTGCGCGATGCCCTCGCCGCGCCCGAGTCGGGCGAGGTGTCGGGTGCACGAGGAGCGTCGGTCCCGGGCGCTACCTCGCGATCGAGGAGACGCGCTTTGCCGATCGGCTGCATGTGGAGTGGGCGGTCGCGCCCGACACCGAGGCGGTGATGGTGCCGCGCTTCCTGCTGCAACCGATCGTCGAGAATGCGCTGCGCCACGGCCTCGCGGTCCTCCCCGAGGGTGGTCGGCTGCGGATCACCGCCACGCGCGAGCCGCAGTGCCTGCGGCTCATCGTCTGGAACGACGGCGCGCCGCCCCCTGCGACGCCGCGTGAGGGGGTCGGGTCTCGCGACGACGCGGGAGCGACTCGCCGCACGCTACGGTGTCGCGGGCTCGCTGACGCTCCGCGCGGTTCAGAGGCGGGTGGCGTCGAGACGGTCATCGAGCTCCCGGCGTGAGCACCATGCGCGTCGTGGCCGCCGACGACGAGCCACTGCTGCTCGCCGACCTCGTGCGCCTCCTCCCCGCGCCAGCCCGACGTCACGGTGGTGGGTGAGGCGAAGAACGGCCTCGAAGTCCTCGACCTCGTCGACCGCACTCACCCCGATGCGCTCTTCCTCGACATCCGCATGCCGGGGCTCGACGGCCTCGGCGTCGTCGCCGAACTCGACCCCGCCCACGCCCCTGCCGTCGTCTTCGTAACCTCGTTCGATGAGTATGCCGTGCAGGCGTTCGAGGCACAGGCTGTGGACTACCTCTTGAAGCCCTTCGACCCCGCCAGGCTCGCCAAGGCGGTCGATCGGGTGCGGGGCGGATCGGCCGGGATCAGGGCGAGGCCCTGCACGGAGCATCGCCGGGCTCGCCGCACGGCAGTTGGTCGCCCCGGTGGAGTACCTCGAACGGATCGCGGCGCGTGGGGTCGGCCGCCGACGACCGTCCTTGAGGTCGCCGACATTCGCTGGATCGAAGCGGCCGACAACTACGTCCGGCTGCATACCGCAGAGGGCGTCCACCTCTCCTGCCGGACCATGCGCGATCTCGAGGCCCTCCTCGACCCGAAGCGCTTCGCCAGGATCCACCGCTCCGCCATCGTCGCCCTGCGGCTGGTCCGTGAGCTGCGCCCCCTGGGCGACGGCGACCAGGAGCTCCTGCTGGAGGGCGGCGGCCGCCTGGTTCTCACCCGCTCCTACCGCGACGCCTTCGAGGCACGCTTTGGCGGGGTGGCCTGACCCCACGGCGTTCTTCAGTCCCCCTCGGCGCTGCCTGCCGTTGCCCCCCGCCGCCTCGGCCCGTAGCTTCGCTGGATATGTCCCCGTATCCTGGCGCCGCCCCCGATCCTTGGTCGGCTGCCCTTGCCGCGTCGGTCGCCGAGCCGACCCCCGAGACTGAACCCCCGCCCCGCGGCCGCCGAGGCCGTGACGCCGGGGCGAGTCGCCGTGGTCACGGGCGGCGCCACCGGCCTGGGACGCACCATCGCCCTCGAGTTCGGCCGGCTGGGGTACCGCGTCGCCTTCTGCTGGTTCGAGATGGGCGGGCGGGATGTCGAGGCCACCGCGCTGATGACCGAGGCGACGCTCACGACGATGGGGTGCGAGGTCTACGCGGCGCGGTGCGACGTGCGCGACCGTGCCCAGGTCGAGGCGTTCATCGCCGAGGTGGTGCGCCGCTTCGGCACGGTCGATTGCCTGGTCAACAATGCCGGCATCGCCCGCGATGGCGCGCTGTGGCGGATGACGGACGAGGCGTGGACCACCGTCTTCGACACCAACGTGGCTGGCGCCTTCCATTGCGTGGCGGCCTGCGCCCCCCACTTCCGCCGGCAGCACTGGGGCAAGGTCGTCAACATCTCGGCGCACCAGGCCGCGCGTCCCGGCTTCGGGGTCGCCAATTACGCGGCTAGCAAGGCAGCGCTGGAAGGCTTCACGCGGGCGGCCGCGGTCGAGCTCGGCCCCTCGAATGTGAATGTCAACGCGGTCGCCCCGGGCTTCGTGCACACCGAGCGCCTCGACGAGCTGCCCTCGGACGTCATTGAGCGGGCCCAGAAGCGCGCCGTGCTGGGCCGGCCTGGCGGAGCCGGAGGACCGTCGCCGCGGTCATCGCCTTCCTCTGTTCCGATGCGGCACGCCACGTGACCGGGCAAGTCATCGCCGTAGACGGCGGGCTCTCGCTGGAATAGCTTTCCGCGGTGAAATTCCCCGCCTCCCACCATCCTGCGCTGCTTCTTGCTGCCATGCTCCTCTGCGTGGCGGCGCCAGCCTGCGCACAGGCCACCAAGGAAGCGAAGGAACCGAAGCTCGCGCCGGCCCCGGCGCTGTTGTTGTCGCCGCTCGCCGGGCAGTCGATTCCGGTGCTGCCGGTGACCTACTCGTCGTCGATTCGGCAGCGGGTTCGGGCATGCCGACCGATCTGCACAGCCGGTTGCGCTGGGCCGACTCGCTCATCGGCGAGGTGCTGCAGATGCGCGGCCCCGAGGTGACGTGGCTGTTGGGCGAGGAACTGCGCCGCATCGCGCGCCGCGCGCCGGGCACCATCAACGATCCCGACAAGATGGGACAGGCGATGCCCGGGCCGACGGCCTCAAGCGCATCCCGATCCGCTCTTCTCGCAGATGCGGATGCTCGCCGCGCTCACCAACGGCCGCCAGGTGATGGTGCCTGCAGCGGTCCGCTTCCAGGCCATGCCGGCCGGCATCCGCGCCGAGGTGGTGCTGGTGCTGGCTGATGCCCGGAGCGGTGCGCTGCTCTGGCGCAGCACGCCGTTCGCGATTGCGGCCACGCCGTCGGCTGCCCTCGCGGCCGCCGTCGCCAGGATCCTCCCGATTTCAACTGAGTTCATGACGCATTCCATCACGCTCATTCCCGGCGACGGCATCGGCCCCGAAGTCACCGATGCCACGCTGCAGGTGCTCGCGGCCACCGGCCTTTCGTTCGCGTGGGACCGGCAGCTTGGCGGGATGGCCGCGGTCGAGGCCACCGGCGATCCGATGCCCGAGGCGACGCTCGACTCGATCCGTCGCACCAACCTCGCGCTCAAGGGCCCGCTGACCACGCCGGTCGGCGGCGGCTTCCGCTCGGTCAACGTCGCGCTCCGGAAGGAGTTCGCCCTCTTCGCCAACGTGCGGCCCGCGAAGACCATCGTCCCCGGGGGCCGCTTCGACGGCATCGACATCGTGCTGGTGCGCGAGAATCTCGAGGGGTTGTACATCGGGCAGGAGCGCTACGTCGAGGTCAACGGCGATCCGCACGGCCAGGCGGAGTCGGTGGCGATCGTGACGCGCGCCAACTCGGAGCGGGTGATTCGGTACGCGTTCGAGTACGCGGTGCGCCATGGCCGCAAGAAGGTGTCGCTGGTGCA
The window above is part of the Gemmatimonadota bacterium genome. Proteins encoded here:
- a CDS encoding response regulator transcription factor, which encodes MGEAKNGLEVLDLVDRTHPDALFLDIRMPGLDGLGVVAELDPAHAPAVVFVTSFDEYAVQAFEAQAVDYLLKPFDPARLAKAVDRVRGGSAGIRARPCTEHRRARRTAVGRPGGVPRTDRGAWGRPPTTVLEVADIRWIEAADNYVRLHTAEGVHLSCRTMRDLEALLDPKRFARIHRSAIVALRLVRELRPLGDGDQELLLEGGGRLVLTRSYRDAFEARFGGVA
- a CDS encoding SDR family oxidoreductase, which translates into the protein MAFLCSDAARHVTGQVIAVDGGLSLE
- a CDS encoding SDR family oxidoreductase — translated: MTPGRVAVVTGGATGLGRTIALEFGRLGYRVAFCWFEMGGRDVEATALMTEATLTTMGCEVYAARCDVRDRAQVEAFIAEVVRRFGTVDCLVNNAGIARDGALWRMTDEAWTTVFDTNVAGAFHCVAACAPHFRRQHWGKVVNISAHQAARPGFGVANYAASKAALEGFTRAAAVELGPSNVNVNAVAPGFVHTERLDELPSDVIERAQKRAVLGRPGGAGGPSPRSSPSSVPMRHAT
- a CDS encoding histidine kinase, with amino-acid sequence MLLTREALRLRELQASRLEATATQARLDALAARLEPHFLFNALQSVSAPIDSDPARARTMLAQIGDLLRDALAAPESGEVSGARGASVPGATSRSRRRALPIGCMWSGRSRPTPRR